In Nicotiana tabacum cultivar K326 chromosome 10, ASM71507v2, whole genome shotgun sequence, the DNA window AACTTCATCTTGAAGAAGAAGGGTAAGGAATCCATAATCAGAATGGGGTGGCATTCCTAATGTCAAATCAGGATTAGGACAAGGAGGGTAGAAATTGACTGCCATTAGCTGGCTTCCATCTTCAAATTCTTTTAACATTTCTTCAACATCATCATTTTGTGTCTTGTCTTTTGTTGTTATGCCAAGGCTTTCTAGTATGGCTTCCACTAACTTTAAAAACAAGAATTTGGTCTCTTTCGCATATCCAACTGCTTGTTCCCTGTTTAAATACAAAATTGAATGAATTTAtaaaattgtttaatataaagatGATTATGACCCTTactattcaaataaataatactaCCTCGTTTccatttatgtgaacccatttgactgggcatggagtttaagaaaagtgagaagacttttgatcttgtggtgtaaaatgagacacatatattttgtgtggctataaattattgtgtaaaggtaaattgtttccaaataagaaaaggggtcattcttttttgcacggactaaaaaggaaataggttaacataaattgaaacagagggagtataatAGTATACTACAACAAATTATCTCGtacatgttttgttgttaagGTTAGGGCTTGTAGCCTTTTGCTTATAACCATGCATGAAGAAACTAACTATAATGCATAAGAGTtcaagtaatattcagcagaaaTTTGCCGGCTACCCCAGTAGCGAAGTTAGGAATTTTTCCAAAggtattcaaatttaaaagaagtgaaaaaaattctccacaaaagggtgttcaatatatattatatacctctaaaacgtaatattttgatagtataatttttcgacgaagggcaTGTGACCATGTGGCTTCACCACTAGGTTACCCTACCCAACGAATATTTGTAGGTACGCTTTCTTAAAATGTAAAATTTATAATCTAAAAATAAGACAATATACCATCTACTATAGGTAAAGATGACCTGATATTATGAAAATTTCTTGGACCGATATATATAATTTGAACTCAATTGAAAAATGAATGAGAAAGTTGAAGTATCATCAAAAAGAGAAGTTTAGTTATATATACTATGGCAACCAGATGTACAAAGCATCCCACTTTCACGTAGGGTTCGAAGAAGGGACACACCACAAGGGGTATAATATAGGCAGCATATCTTAATACAAGTATTAATAGTTGATTCCACGTCTCAAAtctgtgacctataggtcacacaaaGACAATTTTACCGTTGTTCCAATACTCCACTTCGTaagttatatatagtatatacttaTGATGTAAAAAAACTTTTTATGCTATCAGTATGTTTTAATGTGAAATGTAGCTTCTTACCTAAAATCGGTGGGAGAAGAAGGCCAATGAGGAAGAACATCAGGAAGAGGATCACAAACCAACTTAAGAAAGTCTCTCCAACAAAAGACACCATCTTTAGtttgattaaaacttgttccaTATCTAACTGGTGTAGTCATGTCTGTTGTCATGTACTTCTCTCTTTCTGATAATGGCAGATTAAAAAAACTTCCCCCAACATCAACCATGCTTCTTATAACCTCATCTGGAATTCCATGGTTTACCAACTGCATGAAACcataaaaataacaacttcaaaatGCATTTCTATATTTTAAAAATCTAAATATTAACTTTCATCAATTCAAGAATTGTGTGTTATCCTCCCCCATCTCCCTCCCCCAAAAGGGACGTCAGATACACAGCCAGAATTTTTATTAAGGGGGTGTCATAGtatataaaagtaaatatacGAAAAAATCAAGGAGAgtcaatatatattatatattgacTATAAAAATTGGTTTCACCTATCTACACAGTGCATTTTTTTGCAAGAAAGGATATTAGTTGATACCTTGCCATAAGGTGGCTCCGCCATTGGTCAGGTACAACTAAGCTAGGAATTGCAAACTATGGTATTGTAAAAATTGTATATGTTCTATACATAGTCATTAAGACCTCCTAAAACGATATATTTCCTCCTTCTCAATTTATGTTGTTTAACTGGACGTGGGGTATagagaatttttttaaaaaaaattattatgatCTAAAATATGACAGACATTTCTCTAACTATATATAATATCatgtcattaagggtaaaataaaaatctaaaatttaattatttctaaatataaaaagataTCATTTTTTCGAGACACACTAAAAATGAAAGTGTGTCACAAAGTTACTTTCATAGGAATCTTAGTTTACCTGGAAAAATCCATAGTTTTCACAAGCATAGGATAGTGAATTAAGAACTTGAGCTCGATTAGGGCCATGGAGTTTAGCAAAATCTATGATTGGCAGCTTAAGATTGAGTTCTTTGCTAGCTAATTGTGGTTTTCCATTTATAGCATAATAATTTGGACGTTCTGAAATAGGGAGGATGTATTTCTTTGGAACTCTTTTAATGCCACTTTCATGCAAATACTTCACTCCTTTATTGTAATCTTCAGCTTCATTATTCAATCTTTCAGTAGATTTTGCCAATGCAGGAGACATTATATTTTACTCAAAAGTTGAAAagagaaatatatatatagagctgagttgatctatatatatatgttatgaacTTGAAAAGAAAGTGAGAGGGTGGGAATTAAGAAAAGTGAAAGCTCTACTTATATAGAGAGGAGGGGGAAAAATCAAGAAAAGAAACAGTACCTAGTTTCCTAAATCCAGCTCTTGAATTCCACGTGTTGGTTTTTGATTTGATAAAACAAAACCGTTGACAATGTAGAATTGTTGACCCCATTG includes these proteins:
- the LOC107777270 gene encoding putative 2-oxoglutarate-dependent dioxygenase SLC1 is translated as MSPALAKSTERLNNEAEDYNKGVKYLHESGIKRVPKKYILPISERPNYYAINGKPQLASKELNLKLPIIDFAKLHGPNRAQVLNSLSYACENYGFFQLVNHGIPDEVIRSMVDVGGSFFNLPLSEREKYMTTDMTTPVRYGTSFNQTKDGVFCWRDFLKLVCDPLPDVLPHWPSSPTDFREQAVGYAKETKFLFLKLVEAILESLGITTKDKTQNDDVEEMLKEFEDGSQLMAVNFYPPCPNPDLTLGMPPHSDYGFLTLLLQDEVEGLQVKCHGKWVTVQPIPGAFVVNVGDHLEIFSNGKYKSVLHRVLVNSLKSRISVASLHSLPFNSAVKPWPKLISETNPRNYKDTNFAAFLEYIKSCDSTNKSFLETRKLTLN